The following proteins come from a genomic window of Cronobacter muytjensii ATCC 51329:
- the yhcN gene encoding peroxide/acid stress response protein YhcN yields the protein MKTKSTVTALTLLSMLSFGAFAADSINAEQAQNRQSIGTVSVDAISGAPMDLRQMLNEKAEAKGATAYRVIEARTGDHWHATAELYK from the coding sequence ATGAAAACCAAATCTACTGTAACAGCCCTGACACTTCTCTCGATGCTCTCCTTCGGTGCTTTCGCAGCCGACTCCATCAACGCAGAGCAAGCGCAGAACCGCCAGTCTATCGGTACCGTCTCCGTTGACGCTATTAGCGGCGCGCCGATGGATCTGCGTCAGATGCTGAATGAAAAAGCAGAAGCGAAAGGCGCGACGGCTTACCGCGTTATCGAAGCCCGTACCGGCGATCACTGGCACGCGACTGCCGAGCTTTATAAATAA
- the yhcN gene encoding peroxide/acid stress response protein YhcN — translation MKTTFTIAALGLASVLSFGASAAVQQVNAQQAQNLQPMGSVSVTQLTGSPMDVRQQLAEKAEKEGASSYRITELTQGDHWHATAELYK, via the coding sequence ATGAAAACGACTTTTACCATCGCTGCTCTGGGCCTTGCATCCGTACTCTCTTTCGGCGCGAGTGCCGCAGTACAACAAGTTAACGCGCAGCAGGCGCAAAATCTCCAGCCGATGGGCTCCGTCTCTGTGACGCAGCTGACCGGCTCGCCGATGGATGTTCGCCAGCAGCTGGCTGAGAAAGCCGAAAAAGAAGGCGCCAGCAGCTATCGCATCACTGAACTGACTCAGGGCGATCACTGGCACGCCACGGCAGAACTGTACAAATAA
- a CDS encoding barstar family protein, which yields MKSYSFDFSTIADQNDFCQAFAATFGVTPERVGDLDSLWKVVTEGELPLPLEIVFLHVTAEIKRRFGALILLFDEAEEELEGQLLFNIRQ from the coding sequence ATGAAAAGCTATAGTTTCGATTTCAGTACCATTGCCGATCAGAATGATTTCTGTCAGGCGTTTGCCGCGACGTTTGGCGTTACGCCAGAGCGTGTCGGGGATCTGGATAGTCTCTGGAAGGTCGTGACGGAAGGTGAGTTGCCGTTGCCGCTGGAGATCGTCTTCCTGCACGTGACGGCGGAGATCAAGCGGCGCTTCGGCGCGCTGATTTTGCTGTTTGATGAAGCAGAAGAGGAGCTGGAAGGTCAGCTCCTCTTCAATATCCGGCAATAA